Proteins encoded in a region of the Marmota flaviventris isolate mMarFla1 chromosome 3, mMarFla1.hap1, whole genome shotgun sequence genome:
- the LOC114086333 gene encoding olfactory receptor 6C2-like has translation MRNYTAITTFILLGLTDDPKLQVLLFIFLLLTYVLSVTGNLTIISLTLVDPHLKTPMYFFLRNFSFLEVSFTTVCIPRFLYSLSTGDNTVTYNACASQIFFVFLFGATEFFLLAAMSYDRYVAICKPLHYMTIMNNRVCTLLVLSCWVSGLMIIVPPLSLGLQLEFCDSNVIDHFTCDASPLLKISCSDTWMLEQMVLFVAVFGLIITLVCVVLSYTYIIRTILRFPSVQQRKKAFSTCSSHMIVVSITYGSCIFIYIKPSAKEEVSINKGVSVLTTSVAPLLNPFIYTLRNKQVKHAFNDSIKKIVFLSKQQKF, from the coding sequence ATGAGGAACTACACAGCAATAACCACTTTCATCCTGCTGGGACTAACAGATGACCCAAAACTGCAAGTTCTGCTTTTTATCTTCCTGTTGCTCACCTACGTGTTGAGTGTAACAGGGAACCTGACTATTATCTCCCTCACACTGGTGGATCCCCATCTGAAGACAcctatgtacttcttcctcagaaACTTTTCCTTCCTAGAAGTTTCATTTACTACTGTCTGTATCCCTCGATTCCTGTACAGTTTATCAACTGGAGACAATACTGTTACCTACAATGCTTGTGCAAGtcagatattttttgtttttctctttggagCAACAGAATTTTTTCTCCTGGCAGCCATGTCCTAtgatcgctatgtggccatctgcaaacccCTTCATTATATGACCATCATGAACAACAGAGTGTGCACCTTATTAGTCCTCTCCTGCTGGGTATCTGGCTTGATGATTATTGTCCCACCCCTTAGCTTAGGTCTCCAGCTTGAATTCTGTGATTCTAATGTCATTGATCATTTCACCTGTGATGCAAGTCCCCTCCTAAAGATCTCGTGCTCAGACACGTGGATGCTAGAACAGATGGTTCTATTTGTGGCTGTATTTGGGCTTATTATTACCCTAGTCTGTGTGGTTCTGTCTTACACGTACATCATCAGGACCATTCTGAGATTCCCCTCTGTTCAGCAAAGGAAAAAGGCCTTTTCCACCTGCTCATCCCACATGATTGTGGTTTCCATCACCTATGGCAGCTGCATCTTCATCTACATCAAGCCTTCAGCAAAGGAAGAGGTGTCCATAAATAAAGGAGTTTCAGTTCTCACTACTTCTGTAGCGCCCTTGTTGAACCCTTTCATTTACACTTTGAGAAACAAGCAAGTGAAACACGCTTTTAATGACTCCATAAAGAAGATTGTGTTTCTCTCAAAGCAGCAGAAGTTTTGA